DNA sequence from the bacterium genome:
CCTATGTTATGCCCCAGATCGGCCCATGCCAGGCGCCCCGGTCACAGACACGTGATTCTCGGAGGAGGTGTTTGCGATCGGGGAGAACCTCTGCCCTAGGCGACCGTCGCGGAGATCATCCCGACCGGCTGAGGTGTGATGAAGTTGGCGCGACTCCAGCACGTCTCGTCACCGTACCCGATGGGAAAGGCCAACGAAGTGCGGGCTTTCTACGGAACGCTTCTCGGCCTGACGGAGATCCCACTGCCCAACAGCCTCAAGGATCGGCAATTGGTGTGGTACACGGCCGGCCCCGACAGCCTTGAGCTGCACTTTTTCCCCGGGACGCCCGATCCGGAGCATCCGCGCCACCTCTGCCTCGAGGTCGAGGACGTCGAGAGCATGCGCCGCCAACTTGCGGCAGCCGGCCACCGCCCCTACGACACGGTGGCGATCCGGAATCGGCCGCGCTTCCTCTGCCGTGACCCGTTCGGAAACCTGATTGAATTCACGACGATCCTTGGTGAGTATAGCGGATAGCGTCACCGTTCTCCCACGCGTTCCCGCATAGCCTCGGCCTCTGTTTGACGGCAGCAAATGACCATCCGTCGAGCCCGGCATCCGATTTGTGGTATCGTGGAGTTGAGCGATGCGCGCCACCCGCGCACGGCGGCCGCGACCATCACCGGCGTACCACAGCGGCCGCAGAAGGGACTGGCCATGGATGCCGACCGTT
Encoded proteins:
- a CDS encoding VOC family protein, whose protein sequence is MKLARLQHVSSPYPMGKANEVRAFYGTLLGLTEIPLPNSLKDRQLVWYTAGPDSLELHFFPGTPDPEHPRHLCLEVEDVESMRRQLAAAGHRPYDTVAIRNRPRFLCRDPFGNLIEFTTILGEYSG